One genomic region from Hyalangium ruber encodes:
- a CDS encoding amidohydrolase has product MRLHLLLALLLAAPALAQSALSREVERHAASVEAKVVGWRRDLHAHPELSNQETRTAQVVAEHLRRLGLEVRTGVGGTGVVGVLRGARPGPVVALRADMDALPVTEEVDLPFKSTVRTQYNGQEVGVMHACGHDTHVAMLMGAAEVLASMRATLPGTVKFIFQPAEEASGTGPGGALAMLRDGVLENPAPSAIFGLHVFSGYRTGEVDYRPGGVMASSDGLSIVVRGSQTHGAMPWAGVDPIVVASQIVLGLQTVVSRQVDLTASPAIVTIGSITGGVRGNIIPDTVTMSGTIRTFDQGMRQQIHERVRRVAEGIAQSAGATAEVKISLGNGVTQNDPALVERMRPTVRRVAGKGMVTGQSTTTSEDFSAFQARIPGVFLFLGVTPEGKDLKQAAPNHSPRFFVDERALPVGVRLLSNLAVDYLEGTKGQEPTAKPR; this is encoded by the coding sequence ATGCGTCTCCACCTCCTCCTTGCGCTGCTCCTCGCCGCTCCGGCCCTCGCCCAGTCCGCCCTCTCTCGCGAGGTGGAGCGCCACGCGGCCAGCGTGGAGGCCAAGGTGGTGGGGTGGCGGCGCGACCTCCACGCGCACCCGGAGCTCTCCAACCAGGAGACGCGCACGGCGCAGGTGGTAGCCGAGCACCTGCGTCGCCTGGGCCTGGAGGTCCGCACCGGAGTGGGGGGCACGGGCGTGGTGGGCGTGCTCCGGGGCGCTCGCCCGGGCCCCGTGGTCGCGCTCCGGGCGGACATGGACGCGCTGCCGGTGACCGAGGAGGTGGACCTGCCCTTCAAGTCCACCGTGCGAACCCAGTACAACGGGCAGGAGGTGGGGGTGATGCACGCCTGCGGGCATGACACCCACGTCGCCATGCTCATGGGCGCGGCGGAAGTGCTCGCCAGCATGCGTGCCACGCTGCCGGGCACGGTGAAGTTCATCTTCCAGCCGGCCGAGGAAGCCTCCGGTACGGGCCCGGGTGGAGCGCTGGCGATGCTCCGTGACGGCGTGCTCGAGAACCCCGCGCCCTCCGCCATCTTCGGCCTGCACGTCTTCAGCGGCTACCGCACGGGGGAGGTGGACTACCGGCCGGGCGGGGTGATGGCCAGCTCCGACGGGCTCTCCATCGTCGTGCGTGGCAGCCAGACGCATGGCGCGATGCCGTGGGCGGGGGTGGATCCCATCGTCGTCGCCTCGCAGATCGTGCTCGGGCTGCAGACCGTGGTGAGCCGTCAGGTGGATCTCACCGCCAGCCCCGCCATCGTCACCATTGGCAGCATCACTGGCGGGGTGCGCGGCAACATCATCCCCGACACGGTCACCATGTCAGGCACCATCCGCACCTTCGATCAGGGGATGCGCCAGCAGATCCACGAGCGTGTGCGTCGCGTGGCGGAGGGGATCGCCCAGAGCGCGGGCGCCACGGCGGAGGTGAAGATCTCCCTCGGCAATGGCGTCACCCAAAACGATCCGGCGCTCGTGGAGCGCATGCGCCCCACGGTGCGTCGCGTCGCCGGCAAGGGGATGGTCACCGGTCAGTCCACCACCACGTCCGAGGACTTCTCCGCCTTCCAGGCGCGAATCCCCGGTGTGTTCCTGTTCCTCGGCGTCACGCCCGAGGGCAAGGACCTCAAGCAGGCCGCTCCCAATCACTCGCCGCGCTTCTTCGTGGACGAGCGCGCCCTGCCGGTCGGAGTGCGACTGCTCTCCAACCTGGCGGTGGACTACCTGGAGGGCACGAAGGGACAGGAGCCCACCGCGAAGCCGCGGTAG
- a CDS encoding amidohydrolase family protein, with amino-acid sequence MKKVRASAPWALAGLGLFLASTAGAATERTTAVLMGNVAGYQQVEYLPDGQVKVHYEFNDRGRGPSLDSTYRVNANGTLAAVETQGADYLKAQVNERYTVSGTQHSWKNSAEEEQREVPGAVFYLSLNSPPEETVLLIRAALKAPNKRIALLPTGEAQVTPVGTYTVKGKAGSKRVKLYALTGVDLTPSYTWLDEEQRFFASVSGWMKFVREGFEDVTPQLDGFQEKEERRLAEARAKEFTTKLDRPLAIINARVFDPGTLAVEEAQTVLVTKGRITAVGPSAKVAVPSGARTLDAQGKFLMPGLWDMHVHISSGAGGPLAIASGVTTVRDLANEERTLNDLISAVEAGRDIGPRVIRAGFMDGRSPYSGPTKVFVDTEEEGRKAIEHYASKGYEQIKIYSSIKPELVPALVRMAHEKGLRLSGHVPAFMTAKQFIEAGADEIQHINFLALNFLFDKVQDTRTPARFTAVGENANALDLSSPAVREFIALLKKHNVTVDPTVSIFDDMFHNHPGHWNAGASPLLGRVPPTWQRWIRAGGGGLPDVPKHPERYRDSFNRLVEFVGLLHRSGVHIVAGTDNLSGLFLARELELYVAAGIPPREVLRIATLGNAEVMKRDKEYGRVLPGYVADLILVEGDPTLLMSDLRKVRHVIRGDRMFESAALFRSMGIAP; translated from the coding sequence ATGAAGAAGGTACGTGCCTCGGCGCCGTGGGCGCTGGCGGGACTTGGGTTGTTTCTGGCTTCGACCGCGGGGGCGGCGACGGAGCGCACCACGGCGGTGCTCATGGGCAACGTCGCGGGGTACCAACAGGTGGAGTACCTGCCCGACGGCCAGGTGAAGGTCCACTACGAGTTCAACGATCGCGGGCGCGGCCCCTCGCTTGACTCGACGTACCGGGTGAATGCGAACGGGACGCTCGCGGCGGTCGAGACCCAGGGCGCCGACTACCTCAAGGCCCAGGTCAACGAGCGCTACACGGTGAGCGGCACCCAGCACAGCTGGAAGAACTCCGCCGAGGAGGAGCAGCGCGAGGTTCCAGGCGCGGTCTTCTACCTGAGCCTGAACTCTCCGCCCGAGGAGACGGTGCTGTTGATCCGCGCGGCGCTCAAAGCCCCCAACAAGCGCATCGCCTTGTTGCCTACGGGGGAGGCCCAGGTGACTCCCGTGGGGACCTACACCGTCAAGGGCAAGGCTGGCAGCAAGCGAGTGAAGCTCTATGCCCTGACCGGAGTCGATCTGACGCCCAGCTACACCTGGCTCGATGAGGAGCAGCGCTTCTTCGCCTCGGTCTCGGGCTGGATGAAGTTCGTGCGCGAGGGCTTCGAGGATGTGACGCCCCAGTTGGATGGGTTCCAGGAGAAAGAAGAGCGGCGCCTCGCCGAGGCGCGCGCGAAGGAGTTCACGACGAAGCTCGATCGCCCGCTGGCCATCATCAACGCCCGCGTCTTCGATCCGGGCACGCTCGCGGTGGAGGAGGCCCAGACGGTGCTCGTCACGAAGGGCCGCATCACGGCGGTGGGGCCCTCGGCGAAGGTGGCGGTGCCCTCGGGGGCGCGGACGCTGGATGCCCAGGGCAAGTTCCTCATGCCGGGCCTCTGGGACATGCACGTGCATATCAGCAGCGGCGCCGGTGGCCCGCTCGCCATCGCCAGCGGCGTCACCACCGTGCGCGATCTCGCCAACGAGGAGCGCACGCTGAACGATCTCATCTCCGCCGTCGAGGCGGGGCGCGATATCGGGCCGCGGGTGATCCGGGCGGGCTTCATGGACGGGCGCAGCCCCTACTCGGGCCCCACCAAGGTCTTCGTGGACACCGAGGAGGAGGGGCGCAAGGCCATCGAGCACTACGCGAGCAAGGGCTACGAGCAGATCAAGATCTACAGCTCGATCAAGCCGGAGCTCGTCCCGGCGCTGGTGCGGATGGCCCACGAGAAGGGGCTGCGGCTCAGCGGCCACGTGCCGGCGTTCATGACCGCGAAGCAGTTCATCGAGGCCGGCGCGGACGAGATCCAGCACATCAACTTCCTGGCGCTCAACTTCCTGTTCGACAAGGTGCAGGACACGCGCACGCCCGCGCGCTTCACCGCCGTGGGGGAGAATGCCAACGCGCTCGATCTCAGCTCGCCCGCGGTGCGCGAGTTCATCGCGCTGCTGAAGAAGCACAACGTGACGGTGGACCCGACGGTGTCCATCTTCGATGACATGTTCCACAACCATCCGGGCCACTGGAACGCGGGTGCGAGTCCGCTCCTGGGCCGGGTGCCGCCCACCTGGCAGCGGTGGATTCGCGCGGGCGGTGGAGGCCTGCCGGATGTGCCCAAGCACCCCGAGCGCTACCGGGACTCCTTCAATCGTCTGGTCGAATTCGTGGGGCTCCTGCACCGGAGTGGGGTGCATATCGTCGCGGGCACGGACAACCTCTCGGGCCTGTTCCTGGCGCGTGAGCTCGAGCTCTACGTGGCCGCGGGCATTCCGCCCCGCGAGGTGCTGCGCATCGCCACGCTGGGCAACGCCGAGGTCATGAAGCGCGACAAGGAGTACGGGCGCGTGCTGCCCGGCTATGTCGCCGACCTGATCCTGGTGGAGGGCGATCCGACCCTGCTCATGAGCGACCTGCGCAAGGTGCGTCACGTCATCCGTGGCGACCGCATGTTCGAGAGCGCGGCCCTGTTCCGCTCCATGGGGATTGCGCCCTAA